Within Carassius gibelio isolate Cgi1373 ecotype wild population from Czech Republic chromosome A21, carGib1.2-hapl.c, whole genome shotgun sequence, the genomic segment CATTCTACAATCACTGTGATCAATGTCCTGCTCAATAATCTTATCCAGCATTCAATCTTTGCACTGACTTTCGCAGCAGTTAATGTAATTGTCTCTGGATGGAAATGCTCAAGGAAATGTCTTATCCCTTATTTGAGCTTATGGGCTTGTAGACTAAGGGTTTTAGGCCACACATACAGTAGCCTCTTACAGTTACATTTCTCTATAGATCGGTGGAGTCACACAGTTGATGATACTCAAGGTAGGTAAGGTTTAAAAGCATAGCATTAGccgttttgtttgttaattttttttttttattacatttttttttactttagggaAGCATTCATTTGTTATGTGTGGCTTATCGATGCGGTTGAATGGCTATAAtgcatgcacttcagcttgaagctAAAAGGTTATGTTTTTGCATCTTTGAACTCATTTAACCAATCATTTTTATGAGCTGTGTTAGCttaatgtgcatttgtgtgttattatcttttgttgttgttgttgtataggCATATAATGAAAGTTTATGCGTATGCAAATTTGCTTTGCCTTGCAGCCTTGGAGAATACAGACAGTGACATTGGCTTGTGCGGTTGGATCCTGGTGCTTTTCTCCATCCTGCTCACATTGCTGACCCTGCCTCTCTCCATATGGATGTGCATTAAGGTATTTAGTGGTGGTCTTTCTTTCACTGGATGTCATAACAtgattttaaaatccttttttggAAATCAAAATGACAATTCATTGGTCAGTAGGTGTGGGTATATTTAAGTTGTGTTGATTATCCCTGTATCAAATCATGGCACGCTATTTTTCAGACCAGATAGGACTGTTAATCATAGTCCTATAATCTTTATCTTCATCATCTTTATTGTTATATGAATAATGATGAACGCATGATAAAGGTTGCCATGCAACATCTAAATTACATAATTAGGGGCTGTTTTGCATTTTTACCTACAGATAGTGAAGGAATATGAAAGGGCGATTATCTTTCGTCTGGGACGCATTTTACGAGGAGGAGCCAAAGGACCAGGTAAAAGAAAAAATTCTATATCGTTTGATCAGTCTGATTTAATCAGTGCTAGTGGTTGAAGCATTCCATGTGATAATGATCATTCTCCTGCTCTCTGTAATCTGCGATCACACTTGTGCtggcttttttgtgtgtgtgtgtgtgtgtgtgtgtgtgtgtggttaattgtaaaaaaaaaaaatattatctggaAAGCATAACGTTTTTTACAAGGGCACATAATGTTCTTGCATAGTCTTTACAGTTAGATTGTAATAGCTATATAAAAAGGTATTAACGTCTGAGATTGTAATGTCAGGTTAGTCACACACCTCATAACGTGTTCTGTACTCTAGCCTTCTAAGCCATAAAAGTCATTTGAATAGATGTCTAATAACTATCCATTTTGTTTTTGGCCATGATGTCATGCTTTATTGAGGATTCTGGATCAGGTTCCATGCATTGCTGTGGTTGACGGTGATTATGTGATTTGATCTTGGTGATGGGTTATATAGCTCAGTGTTTGGTCATTTGagctaaattaataatttcaCTCTCAACGTGATCGGGAGTTTCCTCTGAGGGCGAAAATTTCCCCTCACATTTTTTGCTTTTGAAATACCGCAGAAATTTTGCTAATTGCTAATGTTACTTCACCTGTAGATGCGCTGCCTTTGAAAGTGACACGACATGcacccaagtatggtgacccatttaacccatccaatgtgcgcacacacagcagtgaacacacacactacacacacctggagcagtggtgtgttcagtcatttatgctgcggcgcccggggagcagttgggggttcggtgccttgctcatgggcacataagtcgtggtattgctgtctcgagactcgaacccacaaccctagggttaggagtcaaactctctaaccactaggccacgacttcccactgaggtgaaGATATAtcatagatatattttttttcttattgaattGTGACAGTTTTTCAATGAAAAGGTTGCACAATGTTGAATCCTTTGCAtgcaacagaaaacaaaaacaaaaagaaaaaaacctaagCTTACCTAAAACAAAACGATTCTTTTGGTGTTTTAGAGAACACTGATATTCAGAACTAATGATACAAATCTGTATAGCCACAGTTATTGTTAAGTTAAGGTTAATGACACTACGCAGTGGTTGAgcttgtgtttgtgtctctgctTTGTATTGGTCTGTGCTGTGTTGGGGAATATGAAGCTGCAGGGCTTTCCCTCCAGCAATGAACTTCAGGGTAGTGTCTATTATTAGCATTAGTCCACCGACTTTATATTCTGAAAGTCAACAGAGGCTTTTCACTGTGAGCTTGCTATATCAAACTCTTTTCAGTAGTACTTTTTGAGGCAAAAATTAGTTCTTGATGTCATTTGTACTATAGGTCTGAAAAGAAAGCTTGATTCCTTGGTCCTCTTTGAGGCTACAGGGGTCTGTAAACAATTTGCAGTGGGCTCCTCCTCCCTGGCTTTATTTAAGTGTGGAATGTGAGCAGAATTTTCCACAGTCGAGTATACAAACCTTTGAACAGACTAACAAACCTGATGACTACTTGAGAAAACTGCAGGGATGACAAATTAAACATATTAACTGCTcaagcacacacatacagaccTACTTGTGTTCCTCGTCACATATTGAACTGTTCTATTTTTTAAtactctttatttaaaaaattgtttaacaTGCATATGTTTATATGTATCAACAAACATATGTCTATATGTATGTTAGTTTATACATGCATATGTTTTTAAGAAAGGAATGCTTTTATTCAtccattaaattaatcaataGTAACAATACAATATTTGGCTTtgatacaaaaatgtataaatgtatttattaatacaatCTATTGAACTTTCTATGTCTatttcttttattaattattttttctatatatataattctaataatatGTCATAAATTTAGGTTGGCAGTGATAATGGAAGATTGCCAGTTGTGCACTCATTGAAGATCAGCCCTGTTTCTGAGAGTTAATGATTATGATGCTCTGAGTGTCTGCTGCTGCTAAaccttgtgttgtgtgtgtgttctcacaaAGGTCTTTTCTTCATCTTGCCATGCACGGACAGCTTTATCAATGTGGATATGCGCACCATCACCTTTGATATCCCCCCTCAGGAGGTGagatcacacaaacaaacactactCCTCAACTTCAGCCTCTGTTTTAACACATGAACAGCATCAGTATAAAGGTGAAGCATATCATCATtacagtgttaatgcatttaccaCACAGTTTGAAGGAAAGTGACTATATCAAATCATTTAGGATGACATCCTAAAAATTGCAAACTTGTGGTTGGAGTTTTTGGGGAGCTTGTTTTGAAATTATGTTTGCAGTTCCATTTTGTACCACTATTGCTGAAGAAGATTATCGTCTTTAAAAGGttggatttttatttgtatttttatttttttgagagagaAGCTCACATTGGCTGCTTTTATTTGTTCAAACATAAAgctctaatattgtgaaatattattttaatttaaaataaatgttttctattttaagatattttaaaatataatttatgccaATCATTCTGAATTGGTGCTTAATTATTATCAAGTATTTTTGGTGCTCACTTATTAAGAATGctccttattattatcaattttgtaaaaatattttcttaatatttttgtggaaacatcaggattctttgatgaatagaaagctcaaaagaaaagcatttatttgaaatagaaatcttttgtaacattataaatgacttaaCTGTCACTCGTGATCAGCTTAATGCAtcctttaatgcatttttttaaattgcttagcccaaacattttaatgataGTGTACAgttatttccacaaaaatattaagcagtacaactgtttttaacattgattataAGTACTGATATGCaccaaatcaggatattagaatgatttctgaagggtcatgtgacactaaagactggagtaatggctgcttaaaatacagtttcacaatcacaggaataattaaaattaaaacagttgttttaaattgttggtgttttaattaattaatttattatgtgttctgctcaaataaatgcaggctttatgAGCACGAGAagtgtctttcaaaaacatttaataaatcataattatacCAGATTTCCCGGTAGCATAGTTTTGCGGTTGTTTTTCCCTGTTTTGATTTTCCAGAATATCACCCAgatgatgtttttgaaaaaatagtCTGTGTGCATTCATCCTCACAGGTGCTGACAAAGGACTCTGTGACAGTGAGTGTAGATGGTGTAGTTTACTACCGTGTACAAAACGCAACGCTGGCAGTAGCCAACATCACCAATGCTGATGCAGCCACTCGTCTGTTGGCACAGACCACCCTGAGGAACGTGCTGGGTACAAAGAACCTGGCAGAGATCCTGTCTGACCGGGAGGAAATCGCCCACAGTATGCAGGTAacacacaatacatacatacattcattacAAAACTAGAGTTAAACTTTTAAAgaaatagatcacccaaaaataaaagtgaaagctTATTCTCTCATTAATTTTGTGAGATTCCATCTGACATCCTTTAAAAAACTATGAGGAACATTTTTCTTGACTGACACAGTGCTTCAAACATGAGGAGCACTATGCATAAGGAATCTCTGAGCAGAAGTGTTTAGACTTGACTCTGTTTTTTCTTTAGTCCACACTAGATGATGCCACAGATGACTGGGGTATTAAAGTGGAACGTGTGGAGATTAAGGATGTCAAACTGCCCCTGCAGCTCCAGAGGGCCATGGCGGCTGAGGCTGAAGCAACCAGAGAGGCCAGAGCTAAGGTAAcatgcttttgattttttttttttttttttttttagtaagtgACGCTATTCTTACTTACAAGTGGTAAGACAATCATAATAGAcatcttttatttaaatgtaaacagaTTAATTTAGTTCAGAAAGAGGATGAAAAATTATTACATGAAACCAAAACAGGACAGTATAAATGCATTTCCTAACATTATAATCTGACTTAAAGGGTAAAATTGGAATTATCTAATGCAAAAACTTGCATTATGTATGTAGATTAAATTGccaaatagtttttaaaaacaatatttgtaatCTTAGAAAGACTTGTTGAATTTACACATTTTGCAAAagtaatataacatattttattattaattaacaaataaaaatgaatatataattcacatataaacaatgtttgtgtgtgcatattaTGTATAGACtaccatttcatttttaaaataaatgtatagttttattgaGCAAAGACACATTCAGTTGACAGTTTACATACAGAGGTTTGCTAGACAAAAAGAAACCTGACCCAAACTATAATAAAgtgatagttcaaccaaaaatgaaaattctgtcatcatttactcaccctcaaattaTTTCACAcctgtatgagtttatttcttgtGTTGAGCACATTTAGACGAATTTGGTAACCAGactgttgacggtagccattagCTTCCATAGTATGGCCAAAAATaattggaacaacttgaggttgagtaaataatgacagaattttaattttggggtgaactatcccttcaaacaCAGGTTCACTTGCAGTAAAACAAATAAGTGGTTTCTTCAAACcactatttgttttgtgaaaccgTCAAGAGACGTTTAGAAACTTttcaaaatgtgaataatttgaataattgtaaatattttgtctttaaataattttttaagtccaaacagctgataaaaacatcgcagtaatccacaagtaatataCATGGCTTCAGTGAGTAAgaagcaaatccatcattaaggcattttaactttaaagggggggttgATCCACTTTTTTCAAAGGCTTGATAGTGTGAATGGGGTGCAGTGTAACGTGTTCATgattcatttttttgttgttgttgttgttttttaaatgcattattttcacatattttacacctccttcagaaatacacaaTGGGCTCAGATTGGTTAACTGGGTCAGATCACGCCCCTCACCATTCCAGGTACCGTAGTTACACGTCCTCTAGTGTATTGTAAACAATGGCGTCAATATTGCCTTAGCAATAACTGCCTTAACTGCAGTgtatccactggtgagcaaggaATATGTAattactccaaatctgttccaatggagaaacaaactcatcttggatggcatgaggaggagtacattttcagaattgtttgttttgtttgggtgaactgttgcTTTGAAGGAACGATGAGATAACTCTCAGTATGACTTCAGGGTAAAGAGTGGGTTCTATTTGAAACTGGGTTAAGGAGTAGAATTTTTTTTGCGGTATACAAGGTTTGCTAAATCGAGacacatatgctttttttttttactgttgtctGTAGGTGATAGCCGCAGAGGGAGAAATGAATGCATCACGGGCACTGAAGGAGGCATCTCTGGTGATCGCAGAGTCCCCCTCTGCTTTGCAGCTGCGCTACCTTCAGACCCTCAACACCATCGCAGCCGAGAAGAACTCCACCATCATTTTCCCTCTGCCCATTGACATGATGCAGTCCTTCATGAAGAACTGAATTAAGAGCCACATGAAgcagacacacgcacacatacaaacAGATGCATCCATGCAGAAATGAACTGACTGACATTATACAACACTCATGTGAGTATAATGTGCAGCTGGATCCAGAAGTCTGAGACCACACTGTACTCTAACTTGaatctaataataatattctaattttaaataatttcctgcccttgaacaaaaaaaaaataaaaatcacattgttGCCTTTTCAACTTATTTTTCATGCATGTTTATCATACCAAAATTTGGACTTACAAGTTGAGAGCTTTTTGGTTGATAGTTTATGGAACATCTCCTGGTCatatgagtgcatgtgtgtgtttcaggcatATCTAACCTAACCTTGATTATCAAAAAGATAATAAACCATCTACAGGGATATTTGGATAGTATCAGGTGTCAAAACATGGAATTGACAGCAGTGCGTATTGTGCCTACCAGTTTTTCTTGCTTTCTTAAACCTTTATTAATGTCGGCTGTCAATATAAAAGCCTTAAGCCATATCCATTTCAATTACTGAATTAATATTTATAGCTTTATATGATGTTGGTCGATTTTTAAAACCACAATGCATTTATTCATCCATTTCCTGTCACATTAATATTTTATGGTTTGATTTATAAATTCTTCTGTCTGATTATTTTATCTACCAGACATTTACATACACGTGATGTTGTATTTTGCATCAGATTGCAGCTGAAAACAAATTAAGGCTATTGAGGTCAATGTTTGTGCTTTTAAAGACTATTTGCTGCTTCAAAGATCAGAGGGTGGAATTACAGTCTTGTCAAAAGATGCAAAATTACTGTCAGTGTGCTTAGGACTGTTTAAGATTACAACAACATttccaaatatttgtattttcatcTTTTATCAGTCTATTACAGTTATATATCACAACATCTGTTGTTTTCGCCAACTCACTTTTATGTACATTGTAATacttgtttaaacattttatagtttTGATGTGTGACTGTCCCATTCCCTTTAGTAAATCATAATGTGTAATCTAATCTTTCTCATGGTGTGTAAGTAAGTACATTTACCTCATTATTTTCCAGACTGCTATTAATATGATGCATAAATCAGTCTTTGAAGAACACTCTGGAAACCTTTTGAGGTTGTGGTTCTTTATTGTATAAGTAGGAAACTggcaaatagtgttttttttcttattatttttcaggTATAGATGGATTTGCAAAAGCAGAGGTATCTGGAATAACCCTTATGGATAAGTTGCTATACAAGTCTTCAGCAGATATCAAGGGCGACTCAGCTCTGCACAATAAGTTATAGCATTTTAGCTGATATTCAGGCAGTTAATTGACCCATATGTTAACAGTTATCTAAACCAGACCCTAGAAATAAACCGTAGACCTTAAGAATAATAAGACTTCTGCTTCTCTAGGCCTTTAACAAGACATGCATCATAAGCATTccttatcataaaaaatattgattcaaAACACTAAAGTATTATTAATAGTAAAACTACTGATACTGGTCACATAAAAAAGATTTATAGAAAAAGAAGGCAAAAAGATATCTGACTGATTTTGACAATGATATCCCTTCAGCAACATAAGGTGTGCAGAACAAACACAGCAATCTAAAAGCTTCACAAGAATAAAAACTGTTGAGCACACTTACATAAAGaagtaaaaaagaataaaaataataagagttGCCTTATGTGTGATGACAGAATCTCAGGGCAGTAAAGTGCTCTTTTCAAAAACTGCCTTTTGATACTGACCCAGGACCAGCTTTGGTTTTTGAATCCATGATTCCATGACCTTATAAAAAATCAAATTGGCATCTTCTATGAATCTAATGGCAACTTTGATCAATTTGCAGTAAAGGTCAGGGGTGACAGCTCAAAGTTCAGATCTCCAGCTCCGCCATGGCCCGCTCCAGTGGGTCAGTGCTCCAGTATTCGTGGTCCCAGCCCAGGAACCAGCCTGTGAATGTGGGAGGCTCAAAGCCTTGTTTAATCTTCACGATGGGTGTGCGCGGGTCACGGTTGGCTGGGTCCGACTCAATGTATCgggcagctggagagagagagagacaaaaggaAGTTTAATATGGGATTTATAAAAGGACACATTATAAAGTGTTTTGGGGTTTCAAAATATGCTCATGTTTCTATCTTCCTTTCTATCTTAAAAGCATTATCGCCACCTACTGGACTGTAGCATGAACCACAGAcaatatttactgaaaaaaactGCATACTGAGTAGTATGCTCAACTGGTGCTGCATATATATAAgtaagtctgaaaaaaaaaatacaagctgTACAAGCATAATAACATCATTGGAGATAATCAGATAAATGTGTCATTGAGTAATGTTTTTACTCTAAAATATATCCAGGCCAGACATGCACACAATGTCCCTAGACAAAGTGTTTGTGGGGtcaaacagaatctcacaggaaTACATTGTTTACTCTAGTATGGTAAACAGTAGCATGGTAAAACTTACTGTTTTATACTTCATGCAGTGAATTATAATTAGAAGTGTTTTAAGGAGCCTTACCTGAAGTCATTGCCTCAGTCTTCTCCTCGTCATGAGCTTCATTACCAATCCAAACAAACACCTGCAAAACACATCAAGATTTCTTACAATTCTCTGTGCACATAACATTATTACTACTacattattaatttcttaaacgACAAGTTGCATGTCACTGCATTAATAAAAGTGTTATGCAAGACAAGCATGGTACAAAATGTAGCTAAACTGCCTTAACAGTTTCTACACAAATAGAAGTTTAACTATTTGGAAATGTTATTGAATCCAGAAGGGTTCAAGGTTTGGCTGGTGGCTTCTGCATCCCTACCAGTCGATGCTGTAACTACACAGTTATGCAGATAAAAAAAGCATGTTTCTCTATTACTGATATAatagcaaaacatttaaaaacagtttccAGATTACATGCTTCCACTGATATGAATGGGAATAATATAAAGCTCTCACTTTAAACTATGTAAAAGTAGAACAATCCTGTTAAAGTAGTCAGTTTACCTGATCCCAGGTGTCCAGAATCATGACATCATCTGTAGCTAGGTCTTCTTGAGTCATCTCTCCAGGAACTTCTTCAATCTGCATAGATATCAATGCATCCATAATGAATGGCTCTTTATCATACTACACTGACAATATGC encodes:
- the LOC127941794 gene encoding stomatin-like isoform X2, with product MEDGRETAAMREQKRKDRQIALENTDSDIGLCGWILVLFSILLTLLTLPLSIWMCIKIVKEYERAIIFRLGRILRGGAKGPGLFFILPCTDSFINVDMRTITFDIPPQEVLTKDSVTVSVDGVVYYRVQNATLAVANITNADAATRLLAQTTLRNVLGTKNLAEILSDREEIAHSMQSTLDDATDDWGIKVERVEIKDVKLPLQLQRAMAAEAEATREARAKVIAAEGEMNASRALKEASLVIAESPSALQLRYLQTLNTIAAEKNSTIIFPLPIDMMQSFMKN
- the LOC127941794 gene encoding stomatin-like isoform X1, which gives rise to MEDGRETAAMREQKRKDRQIDRWSHTVDDTQALENTDSDIGLCGWILVLFSILLTLLTLPLSIWMCIKIVKEYERAIIFRLGRILRGGAKGPGLFFILPCTDSFINVDMRTITFDIPPQEVLTKDSVTVSVDGVVYYRVQNATLAVANITNADAATRLLAQTTLRNVLGTKNLAEILSDREEIAHSMQSTLDDATDDWGIKVERVEIKDVKLPLQLQRAMAAEAEATREARAKVIAAEGEMNASRALKEASLVIAESPSALQLRYLQTLNTIAAEKNSTIIFPLPIDMMQSFMKN